The following proteins come from a genomic window of Miscanthus floridulus cultivar M001 chromosome 2, ASM1932011v1, whole genome shotgun sequence:
- the LOC136538400 gene encoding adenylosuccinate synthetase 2, chloroplastic-like, with translation MPLAPLSLDPAPFSLIRPGAGCGGRVLVPGPAPRLCQPVRAAPVSPSTTDEPSAAARGRLDSLSQVAGVLGTQWGDEGKGKLVDILAQRFDVVARCQGGANAGHTIYNSEGKKFALHLVPSGILNENTQCVIGNGAVVHLPGFFKEIDGLESNGISCEGRLLVSDRAHLLFDLHQVVDGLREVELGNALIGTTKRGIGPCYLNKVTRNGLRVSDLRHMDTFGAKLNNLLRDAALRFKDFEYDSKILKEEVEKYKRFAERLEPFITDTVHFMNQSILQKKKILVEGGQATMLDIDFGTYPFVTSSSPSAGGICTGLGIAPRSLGDIIGVVKAYTTRVGSGPFPTELLGKTGDLLRASGMEFGTTTGRPRRCGWLDIVALKYCCQINCFSSLNLTKLDVLTGLKEIKLGTSYYTDDGNTVQSFPADLDLLEQIKVKYEALPGWEEDISSIRDYSDLPETARRYVERIEELVGIPVHYIGVGPGRDALIYK, from the exons ATGCCGCTAGCCCCTCTGTCGCTGGACCCCGCCCCCTTCTCTCTCATCCGCCCCGGCGCCGGCTGCGGCGGACGCGTCCTGGTCCCGGGGCCTGCACCGCGGCTATGCCAGCCGGTGAGGGCGGCTCCCGTGTCACCCTCCACCACGGATGAGCCATCTGCGGCCGCGCGGGGCCGGCTGGATTCGCTGAGCCAGGTGGCCGGAGTGCTGGGCACGCAGTGGGGCGACGAGGGGAAGGGAAAGCTCGTCGACATCCTCGCCCAGCGCTTCGACGTCGTCGCTCGGTGCCAG GGTGGAGCTAATGCTGGACATACCATATACAATTCTGAAGGGAAGAAGTTTGCACTTCATCTTGTTCCATCAGGCATCCTTAATGAAAACACTCAGTGTGTGATTGGTAATGGAGCAGTTGTTCATCTTCCTGGATTCTTTAAGGAAATTGATGGGCTAGAGTCTAATGGAATTTCTTGCGAGGGAAGGCTTTTGGTATCAGACCGTGCCCATCTTTTGTTTGATCTTCATCAAGTTGTTGATGGTCTTAGAGAGGTAGAGCTTGGGAATGCCCTTATAGGGACAACGAAGAGAGGAATTGGACCATGCTATTTGAACAAGGTTACAAGGAATGGACTCAGAGTAAGTGATCTGCGACATATGGATACCTTTGGTGCAAAACTCAACAACCTACTAAGAGATGCAGCTCTACGCTTCAAAGATTTTGAATACGATAGCAAGATTCTCAAAGAGGAAGTTGAGAAGTATAAAAGGTTTGCTGAACGATTGGAACCTTTTATCACTGATACTGTGCATTTCATGAATCAGTCCATTTtgcagaagaagaaaatattggtTGAAGGTGGTCAAGCTACCATGTTAGACATAGACTTTGGGACCTACCCCTTTGTTACTTCCTCAAGTCCCTCAGCTGGTGGAATCTGTACTGGGCTTGGTATTGCTCCCAGAAGTCTCGGTGATATCATTGGAGTG GTAAAAGCCTACACAACTAGGGTTGGATCCGGTCCTTTCCCAACAGAACTATTGGGTAAGACTGGCGATTTGCTTCGTGCTTCTGGAATGGAATTTGGTACTACAACAGGTCGTCCTAGGCGTTGTGGCTGGCTTGATATAGTTGCACTTAAATACTGTTGCCAAATCAATTGTTTCTCATCTTTGAATCTCACAAAACTCGATGTCTTAACTGGACTCAAGGAAATTAAGCTGGGTACCTCATACTACACCGATGACGGTAACACTGTCCAATCATTCCCAGCAGATCTTGATCTTCTAGAGCAAATAAAG GTCAAATATGAGGCCCTACCTGGATGGGAGGAAGACATTTCCTCAATACGAGACTACAGTGATCTCCCAGAAACTGCTCGTCGCTATGTGGAGAGGATAGAGGAACTGGTCGGCATTCCAGTCCACTACATTGGTGTCGGGCCTGGACGTGACGCCCTCATATACAAATAA
- the LOC136538398 gene encoding uncharacterized protein, producing the protein MQEMFREEFWRKRGRPRELYPDASSKDAPVPPDLPVPNCDCGFPAHVFQSKHPDTAARCFYTCSRFNDHERCFFFQWIDGAEKFDPRYLFFDDWFRGRHPREHFKRWVPPPPNPPAMTAKEKHLAAVRRLEEPPLCDCGDRAVINPENTLEFVCPNKHEVYSMAKCRFKEWLYGPKNQWPEEPRRVKEKKKERVIYKAPPVMCECGVKSNYGLVPSELGIGHYCGHMIEYDESTRKCSWECYDGQAKFLDELKKRQVIARKRGYGPDYVNLFVKHHKEKMCEFARQRGICNPIDVGLNKWGLERRTTLEEERARNEAREETRVQMQVLDEHVATLCARIGCSGEHAAEVARARYEEKKLDAHRSRAGRTVQSSIVLCDDGDEDEDDTGRLSELIALAEAGIQAQEADDDTGRLSELISLAEAGIQAQEADDDTGRLSELIALAEAGLQAEEDDDAFFTQAAAAADEAEAAYYKRQAGESNAVEPSRSNRVVVEDWYSDDELLTQYVSD; encoded by the exons atgcaagaaatgtttcgggaggagttttggcgaaaacggggtcgtcctcgcgaattataccccgacgcgtctagcaaagatgcccctgttccccctgaccttcctgtccctaactgtgattgtggtttcccggcccatgtttttcaatcgaaacatccggacacagccgcgcgttgcttctacacatgtagtcggtttaat gaccatgagaggtgctttttctttcagtggatcgatggtgcagaaaagtttgatcctaggtacctctttttcgacgattggtttagagggagacatccacgtgagcacttcaagcggtgggttccacccccccctaaccctccggcaatgacggctaaggagaagcacctagccgccgttagacgactcgaggaacctcctctgtgcgattgcggagatcgagctgtgataaaccctgagaatacgttggagtttgtgtgtccaaacaagcatgaa gtgtattcaatggcgaagtgtcgtttcaaggagtggttgtatggtcctaagaaccaatggccggaagaaccgcggagggttaaggaaaagaagaaagaacgtgtaatctacaaagcacctcctgtcatgtgcgaatgtggtgtaaaatccaactatggcctagtcccttcggagcttggaataggtcattattgcggccatatgattgagtatgatgag agcactaggaaatgcagttgggaatgttatgatggtcaagctaagttcttggatgaactgaagaagaggcaagtaattgcacggaagaggggatatggacctgactacgtcaacctattcgttaaacatcacaaagaaaagatgtgtgagtttgctagacagcgcggtatttgtaacccgatcgatgttgggcttaacaaatggggattggagaggcgaacgacgttagaggaggagagggcaagaaatgaggcaagggaggagacaagagtacagatgcaggtcttggacgagcatgttgctacattatgtgcca ggattggttgcagcggggaacatgctgcagaggtggctcgtgcaagatatgaggagaagaagttagatgcccatagatcacgagctggtcgcaccgttcaatcatcgattgtgctgtgtgatgatggagacgaggatgaggacgacactggcagactgagtgagctcattgctttagcagaggcgggcatacaggcgcaggaggctgacgacgacacaggcagactgagcgagctcatctctctagcagaggcgggcattcaggcgcaggaggctgacgacgacactggcagactgagcgagctcatcgccctagcagaggcaggcttacaggcagaggaggatgacgacgcgttcttcactcaggccgcagcggccgcagacgaagcggaggccgcttactacaagcgacaggcaggtgagagcaacgcagttgagcctagccgcagcaacagggttgtagtagaggactggtactcggatgatgagttgcttactcagtacgtttcagattaa
- the LOC136538399 gene encoding N-terminal acetyltransferase B complex catalytic subunit NAA20 encodes MTTIRRFCCDDLLRFASVNLDHLTETFNMSFYMTYLARWPDYFHAAVNPGGRVMGYIMGKVEGQGESWHGHVTAVSVASEFRRQKLAKKLMNLLEEISDKMDKAYFVDLFVRASNMPAIRMYEKLGYVVYRRVLRYYSGEEDGLDMRKALSQDVEKKSIIPLKRPITPDELEYD; translated from the exons ATGACGACAATCCGCCGGTTCTGCTGCGACGACCTCCTCCGCTTCGCCTCCGTCAACCTGGACCACCTCACCGAGACG TTCAACATGTCCTTCTACATGACGTACCTGGCGCGCTGGCCCGACTACTTCCACGCCGCCGTCAACCCTGGCGGCCGCGTCATGGGTTACA TCATGGGTAAAGTTGAAGGGCAAGGTGAATCTTGGCATGGACACGTCACAGCAGTGTCAGTTGCCTCTGAATTTCGGAGGCAGAAGTTAGCCAAGAAGCTTATGAACTTACTGGAGGAAATCAGTGATAAGAT GGATAAGGCCTACTTTGTGGATCTCTTTGTAAGGGCATCTAACATGCCAGCGATAAGGATGTACGAAAAG CTTGGTTATGTGGTTTACCGAAGGGTGCTCCGGTACTACTCAGGGGAAGAAGATGGCCTTG ATATGAGAAAAGCATTATCACAAGATGTTGAGAAGAAGTCCATCATACCACTCAAGAGGCCAATTACGCCTGATGAACTTGAATATGATTGA
- the LOC136521452 gene encoding F-box protein At1g55000-like, whose translation MDSRVVDDGAGGGPDASSPADPPSPKPDPAAGAMDARLPADLLRAVLQRLPPIDLARSACVCRAWRAVASDRAVVEAAFCAPWGVGRVVGEPATGAFWRAASLGRFALSHAVRRGDTVPGVALKYSVQVTDIKRFNNMMSDHGIYSRERLLISISNPEILMGSTCYIEMDHNAKREVAIFYPEGRPGGKTESMASIVAAERRSKRIIESVRRSLQVDDGTAAYYLSVTEGDPRAAMMEYSEDLRWEQQRAGR comes from the exons ATGGACTCGCGCGTCGTAGACGACGGCGCAGGCGGGGGTCCCGACGCCTCCTCCCCGGCCGATCCGCCGAGCCCCAAACCCGATCCGGCCGCGGGCGCGATGGACGCGCGCCTCCCGGCGGACCTGCTTCGCGCCGTGCTGCAGAGGCTGCCGCCGATCGACCTCGCGCGGTCCGCCTGCGTCTGCCGCGCGTGGCGCGCTGTTGCCTCCGACCGCGCCGTGGTCGAGGCCGCCTTCTGTGCGCCCTGGGGCGTGGGGCGCGTCGTCGGCGAGCCGGCGACGGGGGCCTTCTGGCGGGCCGCCTCCCTCGGGAGATTCGCGCTGTCGCATGCCGTCCGCCGCGGGGATACCGTCCCCGGCGTCGCTCTCAAGTACTCCGTGCAG GTGACAGATATCAAACGATTCAACAACATGATGAGTGACCATGGCATCTATTCGAGGGAGAGGCTTCTGATTTCGATCAGCAACCCAGAAATCCTTATGGGCAGCACCTGCTACATCGAGATGGACCATAACGCCAAGAGAGAGGTTGCAATCTTTTACCCTGAGGGACGCCCAGGTGGCAAAACTGAATCCATGGCAAGCATTGTTGCTGCAGAGAGGCGAAGCAAAAGGATTATCGAgtcggtgaggcggagcctgcaggTCGACGATGGGACTGCTGCGTACTACTTATCTGTTACTGAAGGTGATCCAAGGGCTGCCATGATGGAGTACTCCGAGGACCTAAGGTGGGAGCAGCAACGCGCAGGGCGGTAG
- the LOC136538402 gene encoding uncharacterized protein, with the protein MRRLALLLLPLLLAAGATTASAEPATPPASSLTPSPSPSPPSPSLTLAELLQKYGLPPGIFPSTVTAFSLASNGSLTVDLTGPCYVHFEYLTYFEAHITGVLRYGSLSDLQGVQVRRFLIWYNVVRIKVDLPPPPRYVYIDIGWITRKLPADDFQSLHACEDSRRCRLSSALAVAAKWFQDFFAQF; encoded by the exons ATGCGGCGTCTCGCTCTCCTCCTCCTGCCactcctcctcgccgccggcgCCACCACGGCGTCGGCGGAGCCCGCGACCCCTCCCGCCTCCTCTCttactccctctccctctccctctcccccttcgCCTTCGCTGACCCTCGCCGAGCTCCTCCAGAAGTACGGCCTGCCCCCGGGCATCTTCCCCTCGACCGTCACCGCCTTCTCGCTCGCCAGCAACGGCAGCCTCACCGTCGACCTCACGGGCCCCTGCTACGTCCACTTCGAGTACCTCACCTACTTCGAGGCCCACATCACGGGGGTGCTCCGCTACGGCTCCCTCTCCGACCTCCAGGGCGTCCAGGTCCGCCGCTTCCTCATCTGGTACAACGTCGTCCGCATCAAGGTCGACCTGCCCCCGCCGCCGCGCTACGTCTACATCGACATCGGGTGGATCACGCGCAAGCTCCCCGCCGACGACTTCCAGTCGCTCCACGCCTGCGAGGACTCCAGGAGGTGCCGCCTCTCCTCcgcgctcgccgtcgccgccaaaTGGTTCCAG gacttctttgcccaatttTAG
- the LOC136538401 gene encoding uncharacterized protein, giving the protein MVAISMYRGNLHIGGADSGAPAPRRWEAPRPTLDAKRFHRLVRNRSRAVARLNGPPRRQVSPSSSDLNGCRGAADPEREAPDEEEADDGGEEEQGQLQLDQEQEHQQHQEEQGNVEAEQQEEEEEQEEGAVEDADMEDAGEIVVEGDGNGDAEEGQGESEGFDPNQKEVSYPDGIDEKKRKLNEKLDSLNKKKHGLVQMLKQVLNAEEEIRRRSMQASLRAAMPQPSENATDGSSVSRLAPRMTVDVNFGDVAGDSDAGSNQDTPGRPLHHFHSISPSIASFARSPFGSLQGHTPRSPATFSTASPSRFATNIHQGQPPALYSASLPGSNYVASSPSPAASGGSSSVFRDPRPPNST; this is encoded by the exons ATGGTGGCGATCTCGATGTACCGCGGCAACCTCCACATTGGCGGTGCCGACAGCGGCGCCCCGGCCCCGCGCCGATGGGAGGCGCCCCGGCCGACCCTCGACGCGAAGCGGTTCCACCGCCTCGTGCGCAACCGCTCCCGCGCCGTCGCGCGCCTCAACGGGCCGCCGCGGCGGCAGGTCTCGCCGTCATCCTCGGACTTGAATGGCTGTCGTGGCGCCGCGGACCCCGAGCGGGAGGCACCGGATgaggaggaagcggacgacgggggAGAAGAGGAGCAGGGACAGCTGCAGCTGGACCAGGAACAGGAACATCAGCAGCATCAGGAGGAACAGGGGAATGTGGAGGCGGAGCagcaggaggaagaggaggagcaggaggagggggCGGTGGAGGACGCGGACATGGAAGATGCGGGGGAGATAGTTGTTGAAGGGGATGGTAATGGCGATGCTGAAGAAGGTCAGGGTGAAAGTGAAGGTTTTGACCCAAACCAGAAGGAG GTGAGTTATCCTGATGGAATtgatgagaagaagagaaagcttaACGAAAAGCTGGACTCcctaaataaaaagaagcatggcCTTGTGCAGATGCTGAAGCAG GTCTTAAATGCAGAAGAAGAAATCCGAAGGCGTAGCATGCAGGCTTCATTGCGTGCTGCCATGCCTCAGCCGTCAGAAAATGCAACAGATGGAAGTTCTGTTTCTAGGTTGGCCCCTAGAATGACTGTTGATGTCAATTTTGGTGATGTTGCTGGCGATTCAGATGCTGGTTCTAACCAGGACACTCCTGGACGCCCCTTGCATCACTTCCACAGTATCTCTCCTTCAATAGCCTCTTTTGCGAGGTCACCGTTTGGTTCTCTACAG GGCCACACTCCAAGGAGCCCGGCAACATTCTCTACAGCAAGTCCATCACGCTTCGCCACAAATATACACCAAGGACAACCTCCTGCTCTTTATTCAGCATCATTGCCAGGAAGTAACTATGTAGCCTCATCACCTTCCCCGGCCGCATCTGGTGGTTCTTCCTCGGTGTTCAGGGACCCTCGCCCACCTAACTCTACATAG